From a single Oceanobacillus kimchii X50 genomic region:
- a CDS encoding acyl-CoA dehydrogenase family protein produces MSETKEKIFKGGAFLVEDITGEDIITPEDFTDEHKMIAKTTIDFVLGEVVPKIDNLENHEFEHSVDLLKKAGDLGLLGADVPEEYGGLALDKISSSLITEKFSRAGGFSVTHGAHVGIGSLPIVFFGNEVQKEKYLPKLATGELLAAYALTEPSSGSDALGAKTTAKLNDAGTHYILNGEKQWITNSAFADVFVVYAKIDGEHFTAFIVEREYPGVSTGPEEKKMGIKSSSTRTLVLEDAEVPVENLLGEKGRGHVIAFNILNVGRYKLAVGGVGGSKRAIELASKYTNERKQFNTPISSFNLTKEKLATMAAGIYANESSVYRTVGLFEQRMGALTDEQLKDGREVARAIAEYQIECSMTKYMATELLDYVVDEAVQMHGGYGFMQEYEVERAYRDSRINRIFEGTNEINRLLVPGTLLKKALKGELPLLQKAQGLQEELMMMMPEEIGTEALEQEKYLLKNAKKMILLGAGLAAQKYGQKLDREQEILVNLANMVAEVFNMESAILRTEKAISKVGEEKSKQKLLYTEVYVQEAFNRIEAEAKDILVTVEDGDTLRMMLSSLRKLTRHTPINVVQKKREIAARIIEEEKYVI; encoded by the coding sequence ATGAGTGAAACAAAAGAAAAAATATTCAAAGGTGGAGCATTTTTAGTTGAGGATATAACAGGAGAAGACATTATTACACCAGAAGATTTTACAGATGAGCACAAGATGATAGCAAAAACTACAATAGATTTTGTTTTAGGAGAAGTCGTGCCAAAAATTGATAATTTGGAGAACCATGAGTTTGAGCATTCTGTTGATTTATTGAAGAAAGCGGGAGATTTAGGATTACTTGGAGCTGACGTACCAGAAGAATATGGCGGGCTTGCTTTAGATAAAATTAGCTCTTCTTTAATTACAGAGAAGTTTTCACGTGCAGGTGGGTTCTCTGTAACACATGGGGCACATGTTGGAATCGGTTCTTTGCCTATTGTGTTTTTCGGTAATGAAGTACAAAAAGAAAAATACTTGCCAAAACTTGCCACTGGAGAGCTCTTAGCAGCATATGCATTAACTGAACCAAGTTCTGGGTCAGATGCTTTAGGAGCAAAAACAACTGCAAAATTAAATGACGCAGGTACGCACTATATCCTTAATGGTGAAAAACAATGGATTACAAACTCTGCATTTGCTGACGTATTCGTAGTTTATGCAAAAATTGACGGAGAACATTTTACAGCATTTATTGTAGAAAGAGAATATCCTGGCGTATCTACTGGTCCGGAGGAAAAGAAAATGGGAATTAAGAGTTCCTCTACTCGTACACTAGTTTTGGAAGATGCAGAAGTTCCAGTAGAGAACTTATTAGGAGAAAAAGGGCGAGGTCATGTTATCGCATTTAATATTTTAAATGTTGGTCGTTATAAACTTGCTGTAGGTGGAGTTGGTGGATCCAAACGCGCGATTGAATTAGCTTCGAAGTATACAAATGAAAGAAAACAATTTAATACACCAATTTCTAGCTTTAATCTAACAAAAGAAAAGCTTGCGACAATGGCAGCAGGTATTTATGCAAATGAAAGTTCAGTTTATCGTACAGTTGGATTATTTGAACAACGGATGGGAGCATTGACAGATGAGCAATTAAAAGATGGGCGAGAAGTTGCTCGTGCAATTGCCGAATATCAGATTGAATGTTCCATGACAAAATATATGGCTACAGAACTATTAGATTATGTAGTTGATGAAGCTGTACAAATGCATGGAGGATATGGATTTATGCAGGAATATGAAGTGGAACGCGCATATCGTGATTCTCGCATTAACCGTATATTTGAAGGTACGAATGAGATTAACCGTCTGTTAGTTCCTGGTACACTACTTAAGAAAGCATTAAAAGGTGAGTTGCCACTATTACAAAAAGCACAAGGTTTGCAAGAAGAATTAATGATGATGATGCCTGAAGAGATAGGAACAGAAGCACTAGAACAAGAAAAATATTTACTCAAAAATGCGAAGAAAATGATTTTACTAGGAGCTGGCCTGGCAGCACAAAAATACGGTCAAAAATTAGATCGTGAACAAGAAATTCTTGTTAACCTTGCTAATATGGTTGCAGAAGTATTTAATATGGAGTCAGCAATTCTTCGTACAGAAAAGGCAATTTCTAAAGTTGGTGAAGAAAAATCGAAACAAAAGCTACTATATACAGAGGTCTATGTACAAGAAGCATTTAATCGTATTGAGGCAGAGGCGAAAGATATTCTTGTAACAGTAGAAGATGGTGATACTCTTCGAATGATGCTTTCATCATTACGTAAACTAACTCGTCATACACCAATTAATGTTGTACAGAAAAAACGTGAAATAGCAGCTCGAATTATTGAGGAAGAGAAATATGTAATTTAA
- a CDS encoding acetyl-CoA C-acetyltransferase has product MKEAVIVAGARTPVGKANKGSLANVRPDDLAALTIKETLKRAGDYNGNIDDVIIGCATPEAEQGMNMARNVAGLAGLKNDVPGITINRYCSSGLQSIAYGAERIMVGASDTIIAGGAESMSMLPMGGHVLKPNSKLVESAPGYYMGMGHTAEEVANRFSISREDQDAFAVQSHQRAAKALEEGKFKDEIVPVEVSQRLIGNKNKVEKKSFTFNQDEGVRVGTTSEILSKLRPAFHVKGSVTAGNASQMSDGAASVLLMEREKAEAEGLTPILKFRSFAVAGVEPEIMGVGPVEAIPKALKIAGLELSDIGLFELNEAFASQSLRVIQALDLDTDKVNVNGGAIALGHPLGCTGTKLTLTLMHEMKRRNEQFGVVTMCIGGGMGAAGVFELL; this is encoded by the coding sequence GTGAAGGAAGCAGTTATTGTTGCTGGTGCGAGAACACCAGTCGGAAAAGCTAATAAAGGTTCACTAGCAAATGTTCGTCCAGATGATTTGGCAGCATTAACAATAAAAGAAACATTAAAGCGCGCTGGGGATTACAATGGGAATATTGATGATGTCATTATCGGATGTGCAACTCCTGAAGCAGAACAAGGAATGAACATGGCAAGAAATGTTGCGGGTCTTGCAGGACTGAAAAATGATGTTCCAGGAATTACAATAAATCGCTATTGTTCTTCAGGACTGCAAAGTATTGCATACGGCGCTGAAAGAATTATGGTTGGTGCAAGCGATACGATTATTGCTGGTGGAGCAGAGTCAATGAGCATGTTACCTATGGGGGGACATGTACTAAAGCCGAATTCTAAACTAGTAGAAAGTGCTCCAGGTTACTACATGGGAATGGGGCACACAGCAGAAGAAGTAGCAAATCGTTTTAGTATATCAAGAGAGGATCAAGATGCTTTTGCAGTTCAAAGTCATCAACGAGCAGCCAAAGCTTTAGAAGAAGGGAAATTTAAGGACGAAATTGTACCTGTTGAAGTAAGTCAAAGGCTAATTGGTAATAAGAACAAAGTAGAAAAGAAAAGTTTCACTTTTAATCAAGATGAAGGTGTACGTGTAGGAACAACTTCCGAAATCTTAAGTAAATTACGACCTGCATTTCATGTAAAGGGATCTGTAACTGCAGGAAATGCTTCGCAAATGAGTGATGGAGCTGCTTCGGTATTATTAATGGAAAGAGAAAAAGCAGAAGCGGAAGGTTTAACTCCAATATTGAAGTTTCGCTCCTTTGCCGTTGCAGGTGTTGAACCAGAAATTATGGGTGTGGGTCCAGTAGAAGCAATTCCGAAAGCATTGAAAATAGCAGGACTCGAATTATCAGATATTGGGTTGTTTGAATTGAACGAAGCTTTTGCTTCTCAATCTTTACGCGTAATTCAAGCTTTAGATTTAGATACGGATAAAGTGAATGTAAATGGTGGAGCAATTGCCCTAGGACATCCATTGGGCTGTACAGGGACCAAACTTACTTTGACATTAATGCATGAAATGAAACGAAGAAATGAACAGTTTGGTGTAGTTACGATGTGTATTGGTGGCGGTATGGGAGCTGCTGGAGTATTCGAATTACTTTAG
- a CDS encoding 3-hydroxyacyl-CoA dehydrogenase/enoyl-CoA hydratase family protein: protein MTYSIKSAAVLGSGVMGSGIAAHLANIGIPVTMLDVVPNELTKEEETEGLTLEDRKVRNRIAEQSKKKLSKQKPSPITTKQSLNLIHIGNLEDDIEKLSEVDWIIEVVVENLDIKKKVFTNVDKYRKEGTIVSSNTSGISVEAMIEDCSEDMKKQFLGTHFFNPPRYLKLLEVIPTQHTDSSVLSFMKQFSEDVLGKGVVEAKDTPNFIANRIGTYGLLVTVREMQKGGYSVGEVDSVTGPLIGRPKSATFRTLDVVGLDTFYHVAKNVYDQVIHKEEKAVFEIPAFVSQMIEKGWIGAKKRKGFYEKQKDGKIYEIIPETLEFQERKKLKSAAVEMAKQQKGSKRKLKALVDAKGDRASDLVWSVLKSSLLYSAELLGEIADDIVSIDQAMKWGFGWELGPFESWDAIGVRDSVERMKAEGEAIPTWVKNMLDKGYETFYQKDNGNTLYYDNGEYKQQVVNDKEINIRSLKEQKGVIKKNTGASLIDMGDGVALLEFHSQSNAIGLDIIQMVNFAVEEVNKNYKGLVIGNQGKNFCVGANLAMMLMEAQDDNFFELDMVIRQFQNMTMNIKYSDRPVVVATFNMTLGGGAEVSLPAAAIQASPETYIGLVEFGVGLIPGGGGTKELYLKELRHMPKGIDFDLTKVANNVFEKVATAKVSTSAAEGIENGFLNSNDRISANPDHVLYDAKQRVISLYDGGYKKPQREKIPVVGDAGYAAMLMGAKSLQFSGYASEHDVKIAEKLAYVLSGGRIKEGTEIDEQVMLDLEREAFLSLIAEPLTQQRMQHMLVKGKPLRN from the coding sequence GTGACATATTCCATAAAAAGTGCAGCAGTATTAGGATCTGGTGTCATGGGATCGGGTATTGCAGCTCATTTAGCAAATATCGGAATACCAGTAACAATGCTAGATGTTGTACCAAATGAATTAACGAAAGAAGAAGAGACTGAAGGATTAACATTAGAAGATCGAAAAGTAAGAAATAGAATCGCCGAGCAAAGTAAAAAGAAATTATCGAAACAAAAACCCTCACCAATTACAACAAAACAGAGTTTAAATCTAATTCACATTGGTAATTTAGAAGATGATATCGAAAAATTATCTGAAGTGGACTGGATAATCGAGGTAGTTGTTGAAAATCTTGATATAAAGAAAAAAGTGTTTACTAACGTAGATAAATATCGAAAAGAAGGTACGATTGTTAGTTCAAATACTTCGGGGATTTCTGTTGAAGCCATGATTGAAGATTGCTCTGAAGATATGAAGAAACAATTCCTTGGGACACATTTCTTTAATCCGCCAAGATACTTGAAACTGTTAGAAGTAATTCCGACACAACACACTGATTCTAGCGTTCTATCATTTATGAAGCAATTCAGTGAAGATGTGTTAGGAAAAGGTGTTGTGGAAGCAAAAGATACACCTAATTTTATTGCTAATCGTATTGGGACATATGGATTATTAGTAACTGTCCGTGAAATGCAAAAGGGCGGTTATAGTGTAGGAGAAGTGGATTCTGTTACAGGTCCATTAATTGGAAGACCGAAGAGTGCGACATTCCGGACGCTCGACGTAGTAGGACTTGATACATTTTACCATGTTGCAAAAAATGTCTATGACCAGGTGATTCATAAAGAAGAAAAAGCCGTCTTCGAGATTCCAGCTTTTGTAAGTCAAATGATAGAAAAAGGTTGGATTGGAGCAAAAAAACGTAAAGGATTTTACGAAAAACAAAAAGACGGAAAAATTTATGAAATCATTCCAGAAACATTGGAGTTTCAAGAACGAAAGAAATTAAAGTCAGCTGCTGTTGAAATGGCAAAGCAACAAAAAGGTTCTAAACGCAAATTGAAAGCGCTTGTAGACGCTAAGGGAGATCGTGCTAGTGACTTAGTTTGGTCAGTACTAAAATCTAGCTTGTTATATTCGGCAGAGTTACTTGGAGAAATCGCAGATGACATCGTATCGATTGACCAAGCTATGAAGTGGGGGTTTGGTTGGGAGTTAGGCCCATTTGAATCTTGGGATGCGATTGGAGTTAGAGATTCTGTTGAACGAATGAAAGCAGAAGGAGAAGCTATTCCAACTTGGGTCAAAAATATGTTGGATAAAGGGTATGAAACCTTTTATCAAAAGGATAATGGAAATACTCTTTACTATGATAATGGTGAGTATAAACAACAAGTTGTTAATGATAAAGAGATAAACATTCGCTCATTAAAGGAACAAAAAGGCGTCATTAAGAAAAATACTGGTGCTAGTTTAATTGATATGGGTGATGGTGTTGCGCTTTTAGAATTTCATTCCCAAAGTAATGCCATTGGCTTAGATATTATACAAATGGTTAATTTTGCAGTTGAAGAAGTGAATAAAAATTATAAAGGTCTTGTAATAGGGAACCAAGGAAAGAATTTCTGTGTTGGGGCTAACCTAGCGATGATGTTAATGGAAGCACAAGATGATAATTTCTTTGAATTAGATATGGTCATTCGTCAGTTTCAAAACATGACAATGAATATTAAGTATTCCGACCGCCCAGTAGTTGTAGCAACTTTTAACATGACTCTTGGTGGTGGTGCAGAAGTGTCTTTACCTGCAGCAGCTATCCAAGCCTCTCCGGAGACTTATATTGGACTCGTAGAATTTGGTGTTGGTTTAATTCCTGGAGGCGGTGGAACGAAAGAACTTTATTTAAAAGAACTTCGTCATATGCCTAAAGGAATAGACTTTGATTTAACTAAAGTTGCGAATAATGTTTTTGAGAAAGTAGCAACGGCTAAAGTTTCTACTTCAGCTGCAGAAGGAATTGAAAATGGATTTTTAAATAGTAACGATAGAATAAGTGCTAACCCAGATCATGTTCTATATGATGCTAAACAAAGAGTTATCAGTTTATATGATGGTGGTTATAAGAAACCCCAACGTGAGAAAATTCCGGTTGTTGGTGATGCTGGTTATGCAGCGATGTTAATGGGAGCAAAGTCATTGCAATTTAGTGGATATGCTTCGGAACATGATGTGAAAATTGCAGAGAAATTGGCTTATGTATTATCAGGGGGAAGAATAAAAGAAGGTACGGAAATAGATGAGCAAGTAATGCTTGACCTAGAACGTGAGGCATTTTTAAGTCTAATAGCTGAACCACTGACACAACAACGTATGCAACACATGTTAGTTAAAGGGAAACCATTACGTAACTAA
- a CDS encoding metal ABC transporter ATP-binding protein — translation MKSPVVSMHNLNFRYDTRIVLDNINFEIPQGAFMGLVGPNGGGKTTLIRLILGLSKADNGTIEVFGQPIQKLKDKNKIGFVSQKANSFNKGFPATVFEVVSSGLTSQIGYFRFPSKKHKQKVYHAIDQVDMTEYAHENIGNLSGGQQQRIFIARALVSDPELLILDEPTVGIDYEHVRRFYELLHELHQRHNKTLLLVTHDTGTMTEYATDIVCLNKTLHFHGNPEEYASLTEKDFSNFYGHPVNLVSHQHS, via the coding sequence ATGAAGTCCCCTGTCGTATCTATGCACAATCTTAATTTTCGTTATGATACAAGAATCGTTTTAGACAATATAAATTTTGAAATCCCACAAGGTGCATTTATGGGATTAGTTGGACCAAATGGTGGAGGTAAAACTACTTTAATTCGTTTAATATTGGGCCTTAGTAAGGCAGATAATGGAACAATTGAAGTCTTTGGACAGCCCATTCAAAAATTGAAAGATAAGAATAAAATTGGATTTGTTTCTCAAAAAGCAAATTCCTTTAATAAGGGATTTCCAGCAACAGTTTTTGAAGTTGTCTCATCAGGTCTTACGTCGCAAATTGGCTATTTTCGCTTCCCGTCAAAAAAGCATAAACAAAAGGTCTATCATGCAATAGATCAGGTAGACATGACCGAATATGCTCATGAAAACATCGGTAATCTTTCTGGTGGCCAACAACAGAGAATATTTATTGCTCGTGCACTTGTTAGTGATCCAGAGCTCCTTATTCTTGATGAGCCCACTGTAGGGATAGATTATGAACATGTTCGTAGATTCTATGAATTATTGCATGAACTTCATCAACGGCACAATAAAACATTACTCTTAGTAACACATGATACAGGTACGATGACAGAATACGCTACTGATATAGTGTGTTTAAATAAAACATTGCACTTCCATGGTAATCCGGAAGAATATGCTTCACTTACAGAAAAGGACTTCTCCAATTTTTATGGACATCCGGTTAATCTAGTAAGTCATCAGCATTCATAA
- a CDS encoding metal ABC transporter permease, producing MLIDFLQYPFLRYTFLTGILIGLIAPLLGTFIVVRRLSLIADALSHVTLAGIAFGLMAEKKFGLMLSPIYSGMVFSVAGSVLIEKLRTVYKAYQEIAIPIILSAGVGLSVIFISIADGFNNDLFNYLFGSVSAVSQNDFTSILIISIIVVSIIILFYKELFSLSFDEEQSVISGLHAKWIHLLFIVLTALVIAASIRIVGVLLVSALMTLPVAASMRLAKGFKQMILYSVIFGELSVILGIISGYYLDIPPGGTIVMIAIIILLVAIGIKKLQSK from the coding sequence ATGCTTATAGATTTTTTACAATATCCTTTCTTACGATACACGTTTTTAACTGGTATTTTAATAGGTTTAATTGCTCCTTTACTCGGAACATTTATTGTCGTTCGTAGATTATCTTTGATAGCAGATGCGTTATCTCATGTAACACTTGCAGGAATCGCTTTCGGTCTTATGGCGGAAAAAAAATTCGGTTTGATGCTCTCACCTATCTATAGTGGGATGGTCTTTTCCGTAGCAGGTTCTGTCTTAATTGAAAAACTCCGAACCGTTTATAAAGCATATCAAGAAATTGCTATTCCGATTATCTTGTCTGCTGGAGTAGGATTAAGTGTTATTTTTATATCAATAGCTGACGGGTTTAATAATGATTTATTTAATTATTTATTTGGATCTGTTTCTGCTGTTAGCCAAAACGATTTTACATCAATATTAATCATCTCAATTATTGTTGTATCTATCATTATTTTATTTTACAAAGAATTGTTTTCATTATCTTTTGATGAAGAACAATCAGTAATATCAGGGCTACATGCAAAATGGATTCATTTACTTTTTATTGTCTTAACAGCATTAGTGATTGCTGCATCTATTCGAATTGTTGGGGTATTACTGGTATCTGCTCTAATGACATTACCAGTAGCAGCTAGCATGCGTTTAGCCAAAGGTTTTAAACAAATGATACTGTACTCCGTTATTTTTGGGGAATTATCTGTTATACTTGGAATAATTTCAGGGTACTATTTAGATATCCCTCCAGGTGGTACAATAGTAATGATAGCTATTATCATATTATTAGTAGCTATAGGAATTAAAAAGCTTCAATCTAAGTAA
- a CDS encoding Fur family transcriptional regulator, producing MNLQEAMGVLKDKGYKATGKRKDILEFFEDVDGYRSAKDLISHLEKSFDSVSFDTIYRNLHLYHSLGILESTDLNGEKHFRMNCTHHHHHHFICNECGKTKEIQICPMDSAEKSLTNYVIEDHKFEIYGLCPLCKGA from the coding sequence ATGAATCTTCAAGAAGCAATGGGCGTTTTAAAAGATAAAGGTTATAAAGCAACTGGTAAAAGAAAAGACATTTTAGAGTTTTTCGAAGATGTCGATGGTTATCGTTCTGCAAAAGACCTCATATCTCATTTAGAAAAAAGTTTTGATAGTGTAAGTTTTGATACCATATACCGTAATCTACATTTATATCACTCTCTTGGTATTTTAGAGTCAACTGACTTAAATGGTGAAAAACATTTTCGTATGAATTGTACGCACCATCACCATCATCACTTTATATGTAATGAATGTGGTAAAACAAAAGAGATACAAATTTGTCCAATGGATTCTGCAGAAAAATCATTGACGAATTATGTCATTGAAGATCATAAATTTGAAATATATGGACTCTGTCCACTATGTAAAGGTGCTTAA
- a CDS encoding SH3 domain-containing protein yields MDKKKMGILLLIIASTAFVLFVVMMQDQFNNPEFENHGHSRAKQADEHDNKPQNVVIDEEDKQQEESDDKEKEDSNDGSDSESEPDETVEEDRIVNADLLNVRSGPSTDHQISGTLATGDIVKVYDDGNEWIEIEYENITGYVNRNFLDPIDN; encoded by the coding sequence ATGGATAAAAAGAAAATGGGGATATTACTACTTATAATAGCTAGTACTGCTTTTGTTTTATTTGTAGTAATGATGCAAGATCAATTTAATAATCCAGAATTTGAAAATCATGGGCACTCTAGGGCAAAACAAGCAGATGAGCATGATAACAAACCTCAAAATGTAGTTATTGATGAAGAAGATAAGCAACAGGAAGAATCTGATGATAAAGAGAAAGAAGACTCTAACGATGGAAGCGATAGTGAGTCAGAACCAGATGAAACTGTAGAAGAAGATCGAATCGTTAATGCAGACTTATTAAATGTTCGGAGCGGTCCAAGTACAGACCATCAAATTTCTGGAACATTAGCTACTGGTGATATTGTAAAAGTGTACGATGATGGTAACGAGTGGATTGAAATAGAGTATGAAAATATTACAGGGTATGTTAATCGAAATTTTCTAGACCCGATTGATAATTAA
- a CDS encoding VLRF1 family aeRF1-type release factor, with protein MDIQKKIKKLEYMQTEGSNKIFTMYLNTDLSDPDQQGGEWKIHLKNGMRNFEQYLEEGDNKEELENFREVKQKVDDYIKEYEKSLKRGLIVFATADESIWFAERVQMRLDDEFYWQETPELNQLKILGEKYPQTGIILVQQNYIKLLDTNLNMLKDTVGYELDVEEETWRTMQGPRQGNSTTGLGSGNLQKDHFEARYEANQQRWYKSIAGKLDKQAKDRDWKKIFIVGEAPASKELSNQMNKEIDEVILKNMLEHEESKVMQEVLA; from the coding sequence TTGGATATTCAGAAAAAGATAAAAAAACTTGAATATATGCAGACAGAAGGAAGTAACAAAATATTTACGATGTATCTAAATACAGATTTAAGTGATCCGGATCAACAAGGTGGAGAATGGAAGATTCATCTTAAAAATGGAATGAGGAATTTTGAACAATACCTTGAAGAGGGAGATAATAAAGAAGAATTAGAGAACTTTCGAGAAGTAAAACAGAAAGTAGATGATTACATTAAGGAATATGAAAAAAGTTTAAAGAGAGGCCTTATTGTATTTGCTACAGCTGATGAATCGATTTGGTTTGCTGAACGTGTACAAATGAGATTAGATGATGAATTTTATTGGCAGGAAACCCCTGAGCTAAATCAATTGAAAATCCTCGGAGAAAAATATCCACAAACAGGGATTATTCTAGTTCAGCAAAATTATATTAAACTACTAGACACAAACTTAAATATGCTTAAAGATACTGTAGGCTATGAATTAGATGTAGAAGAGGAAACTTGGAGAACAATGCAAGGGCCACGTCAAGGGAATTCTACTACAGGTCTTGGTTCTGGAAATTTACAAAAGGATCACTTTGAAGCAAGATATGAAGCGAACCAACAGCGTTGGTATAAAAGTATTGCAGGTAAATTAGATAAACAGGCGAAGGACAGAGATTGGAAAAAAATATTTATTGTAGGGGAAGCACCTGCATCAAAAGAATTATCAAATCAAATGAATAAAGAAATTGACGAGGTTATTCTTAAAAATATGCTAGAGCACGAAGAAAGTAAAGTAATGCAAGAGGTATTAGCATAG
- a CDS encoding hemolysin family protein, giving the protein MDISTIINLTAVAILIALTAFFVMSEFAIVKIRSTQLEPHIEQGKKRAIYAKRVVTHLDEYLSACQLGITITALGIGRLAEPTFERMLHPVLEDFNLSSAVVTTASIAISFAFATFLHVVVGELAPKTLAIQKAEKVTLFVARPLTWFYRLLFPFIWFLNGSARLLTKAVGLKPMSGHEDTHTEEELRLILADSYKSGEINQSEMMYVNNIFDFDERVAREIMVPRTEMVYFSKEDSFEANLEIIREGQFTRYPVADEDKDNIIGLVNLKEVFTGQLDNDKPNSIEQFIRPIIHVSEATPIKQLLLKMQKERIHMAIVNDEYGGTAGLVTVEDILEEIVGDIRDEFDEDETPDFESVDENTFLVSGRLSLDEINQRLNIYLEDDEVDTIGGWFFTHNLEADVGTVMEYEGHEFALIEKDGFQIKRVKITKIA; this is encoded by the coding sequence TTGGACATATCGACGATTATTAATTTAACTGCGGTTGCAATATTAATCGCATTAACCGCTTTTTTTGTAATGTCAGAATTTGCTATTGTTAAAATTCGAAGTACGCAATTAGAACCACATATAGAACAAGGTAAGAAACGTGCTATTTATGCAAAAAGGGTAGTGACACATTTAGATGAATACTTATCTGCCTGTCAGTTGGGTATCACAATCACTGCACTCGGTATTGGACGTTTAGCAGAACCGACTTTTGAACGGATGTTGCACCCAGTACTAGAGGATTTTAATTTAAGTAGCGCTGTCGTTACAACAGCTTCTATTGCAATTTCGTTTGCTTTTGCAACATTTCTACATGTGGTTGTTGGGGAGCTTGCTCCGAAGACATTAGCAATTCAAAAGGCAGAAAAAGTCACATTATTCGTTGCAAGGCCATTAACTTGGTTCTATCGATTACTTTTCCCTTTTATTTGGTTCTTAAATGGTTCAGCAAGGTTGCTTACCAAAGCAGTTGGGCTTAAGCCAATGAGTGGACATGAAGATACTCACACAGAAGAGGAATTAAGACTTATTCTAGCAGACAGTTACAAAAGTGGTGAAATTAATCAATCAGAAATGATGTACGTGAATAACATTTTTGATTTTGATGAAAGAGTAGCAAGAGAAATTATGGTGCCACGTACGGAAATGGTATATTTCTCAAAAGAAGATAGTTTCGAGGCAAATTTGGAGATCATTCGTGAAGGACAATTTACGAGGTATCCTGTGGCTGATGAAGACAAGGATAATATTATTGGATTAGTGAATTTAAAAGAAGTCTTTACTGGACAATTAGATAATGACAAACCAAATTCTATTGAACAGTTTATTCGTCCAATTATCCATGTTTCCGAGGCTACACCAATAAAACAACTTTTACTAAAAATGCAGAAAGAACGTATTCATATGGCGATCGTGAATGATGAATATGGTGGTACGGCAGGATTAGTAACGGTAGAAGATATTCTAGAGGAAATTGTTGGAGATATTCGTGATGAGTTTGATGAAGATGAAACTCCGGATTTTGAATCGGTAGATGAAAATACATTCCTTGTATCAGGAAGACTAAGTTTAGATGAAATTAATCAACGTTTAAATATCTATTTAGAAGACGATGAAGTAGATACAATTGGTGGATGGTTCTTTACTCATAATTTAGAAGCTGATGTTGGCACTGTTATGGAATATGAAGGACATGAATTTGCACTTATTGAAAAAGATGGCTTCCAAATTAAACGAGTTAAAATAACAAAAATAGCTTAA